From the Fibrobacter sp. UWB11 genome, one window contains:
- a CDS encoding pitrilysin family protein has product MKKLFARIALSCALVPALLAGTSKAAVNLPVHKEILDNGLTVLLYPNKQAPTVSFRLFYVTGSVHEVPGKSGLAHILEHELFKGTKKVGISDSIADAKFMATQDSLQALIRPAKQAGDTALVKKLTAEHDSVVNEHRKIFVKDELWGAYQAAGGTGLNAFTSDLLTAYTVTLPKNKMELFMWLESDRMQNAVLREFYSERSVVREERRMRYDDRPTGRFYETLNSMIYEAFPYRVPTIGWPSDIENLTREQADEHYRKYYKPRNAILVMAGDLDTLEAMSLVKKYFGPIPTGDSFPALTVRDPEQAGEKRLIVKRKDAPNLYTLVFKTPAVGDSTLYALDIAEGVLNGRSGRLYKRLVEEEKLAVGVSASNSPNKYVSEFSVRVNLRPDANREKVEKIVWEELEKLKKEQVSEREFQKVKNRAYAGLIRSLTDMENVATMLGWYEVYGDYRYFINWADNLDKVNVADVQNVAKKTFVREKSTVGFLVKE; this is encoded by the coding sequence ATGAAAAAACTTTTCGCTCGAATTGCTTTAAGTTGCGCTTTGGTTCCTGCGTTGCTTGCCGGAACGTCTAAAGCTGCTGTAAATTTGCCCGTACATAAGGAAATTCTGGATAACGGACTTACGGTGCTTTTATACCCCAACAAGCAGGCACCTACGGTGAGCTTCCGTTTGTTTTATGTGACCGGTTCTGTTCACGAAGTTCCGGGTAAATCGGGACTTGCCCACATTTTGGAACATGAATTGTTCAAGGGTACCAAAAAAGTCGGCATCTCGGATAGCATTGCCGATGCCAAATTCATGGCGACTCAAGATTCCTTGCAAGCTCTAATCCGTCCTGCAAAGCAGGCGGGTGACACAGCGCTTGTTAAAAAGCTTACGGCTGAACACGATTCCGTGGTGAATGAACACCGCAAGATTTTTGTGAAGGATGAACTTTGGGGCGCTTATCAGGCTGCAGGTGGCACAGGGCTTAATGCATTTACGAGTGACTTGCTGACGGCTTATACGGTCACGCTCCCCAAGAACAAGATGGAACTCTTCATGTGGCTCGAATCCGACCGCATGCAGAACGCCGTTTTGCGTGAGTTCTATTCGGAACGCTCTGTTGTGCGTGAAGAACGCCGCATGCGCTATGATGACCGTCCGACAGGCCGCTTTTACGAAACGCTCAATTCTATGATTTATGAGGCGTTCCCGTACCGCGTGCCGACCATTGGCTGGCCTAGCGATATTGAAAACTTGACGCGAGAACAGGCCGATGAACATTACCGCAAGTATTACAAACCGCGTAATGCTATTCTCGTGATGGCTGGTGATTTGGATACGCTTGAAGCGATGTCTCTTGTCAAGAAATATTTTGGACCGATTCCGACGGGCGATTCGTTCCCGGCACTTACGGTGCGCGATCCGGAACAGGCGGGCGAAAAGCGTTTGATCGTAAAGCGTAAGGACGCTCCGAATTTGTACACGCTCGTCTTCAAGACTCCGGCAGTTGGTGATAGCACGCTCTATGCGCTCGATATTGCTGAAGGCGTTTTAAACGGACGTTCTGGCCGCCTTTACAAGCGCCTTGTCGAAGAAGAAAAACTTGCTGTTGGCGTAAGCGCAAGCAATAGCCCGAACAAGTATGTTTCTGAGTTCTCGGTCCGCGTGAACCTCCGCCCCGATGCCAACCGCGAAAAGGTCGAGAAAATCGTGTGGGAAGAACTCGAAAAACTCAAGAAAGAACAAGTGAGTGAACGTGAGTTCCAGAAGGTAAAAAATCGCGCCTATGCAGGCCTTATCCGCAGTTTGACCGATATGGAAAATGTGGCAACCATGCTTGGTTGGTATGAAGTTTACGGCGATTATCGCTATTTCATCAATTGGGCAGATAATTTGGATAAGGTGAATGTCGCTGATGTCCAGAATGTTGCCAAGAAAACGTTTGTCCGTGAAAAGTCAACGGTCGGCTTCTTGGT